Proteins encoded together in one Phyllostomus discolor isolate MPI-MPIP mPhyDis1 chromosome 6, mPhyDis1.pri.v3, whole genome shotgun sequence window:
- the LOC114498450 gene encoding keratin, type I cytoskeletal 18-like — protein sequence MTRGLVGIGGIQSEKTMQCLKDHLASYWRGARIVLQIDNAHLAVDDFRVKCEMELAMHQSVENGINGLRKVTDDTNITWLQLETETKALKEEMLFMKKNHEEEVNGLQNQIANSGLTIELDAPKSQDLGKIMADIWAQYDEVAWKNQEELDKYWSHQTEENTTLVTFQTAEIDTPEMTLMELIRTVQSLKTDLDSVRNLKVSLENSPREVAMHYANGWNNSMGSCCTWSQSGAQTQAEGQRQAQEYEALLNIKVKLEAEIAT from the exons atgACCAGGGGTCTGGTGGGCATAGGGGGCATCCAGAGTGAGAAGACTATGCAATGCCTGAAGGACCACCTGGCCTCCTACTGGAGAGG TGCCCGCATTGTTCTGCAGATTGACAATGCCCACCTTGCTGTTGATGACTTCAGAGTCAAGTGTGAGATGGAGTTGGCCATGCACCAGTCTGTGGAGAATGGCATCAATGGGCTCCGAAAGGTCACTGATGACACCAATATCACGTGGctgcagctggagacagagaCCAAGGCTCTCAAGGAGGAGATGCTCTTCATGAAGAAGAACCATGAGGAGGAAGTAAATGGTTTACAAAACCAGATTGCAAATTCTGGGTTGACCATTGAGTTGGatgcccccaaatctcaggacCTTGGCAAAATCATGGCAGACATCTGGGCCCAGTATGACGAGGTAGCTTGGAAGAACCAAGAGGAGCTAGACAAGTACTGGTCCCATCAGACTGAAGAGAACACCACATTGGTCACCTTTCAGACTGCTGAGATAGACACTCCTGAGATGACACTAATGGAACTGATACGTACGGTCCAGTCATTGAAGACTGACCTGGACTCAGTGAGGAATCTGAAGGTCAGTTTGGAGAACAGCCCAAGGGAGGTAGCGATGCACTATGCCAATGGGTGGAACAACTCAATGGGATCCTGCTGCACCTGGAGTCAGAGTGGGGCCCAGACTCAGGCTGAGGGGCAGCGCCAGGCCCAGGAGTATGAAGCCCTGCTGAACATCAAGGTCAAGCTGGAGGCTGAGATTGCCACCTAG